ccgttaAATGCACAGTatatagtgctagcatagtgagctagccgtcaaatacatagtacatagtgctagcataataagctagccgtcaaatgtatagtgcatagtactagcatagtgagttagcTATCAAATgtacagtgcatagtgctagcatagtgagctagccgtcaaatgcacagtgcatagtgctagtatagtgagctagccgtcaaatgcatagtgctagtcatcaaaagcatagttccctttgtactcctatatatatcgttgaatcctttaagaaattcataagtttcataacctctctgagctctatctctttctctctcctttcaaaagttttataacacgttatcaacacgaaagttctgacgattttgaagctagtagtcctctacttcaaataagtttttcaatatgtttttatagttttcaaaatgaatatgaaatattaaacatacttatgttcctgatttatatatgtagaaaatgtcaaatcttacaaaattggaattcgttgctcttgacatttctggcaaaaattatttatcttggatccttgatgctgagatccatctggatacGATGAACCTGggaaatacaattaaagaaggaaatcaagggtccctgtaggaccgtgctaaggtaataattttccttcggcaccatcttcatgacgaattaaaaaatgagtatctaacggtgaaagattcacttattttgtggaatgatttaagggagagatatgaacaccagaaaactgtaatcctcccaaaagctcgtcatgattggatgcacctgaggttgcaagacttcaaatgtgttagtgagtataactctgcactctttaaaattagctcgctattgaaattatgtggtgaaaaagtcactgatgatgacttattagagaagacatatactacttttcatgtctCGAAtatgctcctgcagcagcagtatcgagagcgaaagttcaaaaaatattctgaacttatatcttgtcttctattagctgagcaaaataatgagtttttgttaagaaatcaccagtcacatcctactggttctatatcattccctgaagtgaatggtactagatttacatcattcccaaaagcgaatggtgcatcttttcaaagaaaaagaagacgtggacgtggtaagaaaaactatagaagtgaccacactaaaagggataataatagatatatatcgtaccaccagaagtggttcaaatcaaagaagggcaaaggtcctcaaaacaaatttttaaagaaaaatgaagatggatgccatagatgtggtatgactggacattgggctcgtacctgtcgtacagctaagcacttggttgacttataccaatcttctataaaagaaaaaacaaaaaaatttgtaacaaattttgctgaaccatcatatactttagattctatagatggagaagatattacaagccttgatgtttctgatttctttgaggattctagtggtagagttgatcatggaagtattcctttttaattaatatatttcttttataaaatatttttatattttgcaatgttttgtagtaatgaaagttttatatatttttgtagaatcatgagtcttattgatgaactttctatctctgagatgaataatagagatatatgtctggctgacagtgctacaactcacacaattcttaaggataaaaaatattttcaaaatctaacattgagtaaagcctatattcataccatttctggttcatcgaatctaattgaaggatccggaagagcttatattgtgttgcctaatggcaccaaattttgtattgatgatgctctattttcttcacaattcagaagaaatttattgagttttaaagatatacgtcgtaatggttgtcatattgaaaccattaacgaagacaataaagagcatcttctcattactaaaataatttcaagccagaagctcgtattaaaAAAACTGTCTGCCTTCTCAtatggattgtattatacagaaatgagaacaattgaatcacatgttgtaatgcactaGAAGTGCAttaatcccaaaatatttatgacttgacatgatcgccttggacatccgggatcaataatgatgagacaaataattgataattcgtatgggcatcccctaaagaatcagaagattatcttacccaatgaatatccatgctctgcatgttctcaaggtaaattgattatcaaaccatctatctcaaaggttgtttttgaatctccattttttttacaaaggattcatggggatatatgtgggcctattcaaccatcaagtggaccgttcagatattttatgattttaattgatgcatcaagtcgatggtcacatgtttgtctactttccactagaaatgttgcatttgctaaacttcttgcgcAAATAATTAAGCTAGGAGCACAATTCCCtaactatccaattaaaactattcgattggacaatgcaggagaatttacatctcaagcttttggtaattattgcatgtcaataggaatagatgttgaacatccagttggccacacacacactcaaaatggtttagatgaatcattgattaaaaggtttcagctaatcgctagacctttacttatgaaatcaaatcttcctatttctgcttggggacatgctataattcatgcagcatcattaattcgagttaggccatcagcatatcacaaattttcaccattacagcttgcatttggtcagcaaccaaatatttctcatcttcgtatttttggatgtactgtatatgttccaattgcacctccacaacgtataaagatgggccctcaacgtagacttgggatatatgttgggtttgattctccatctattatcagataccttgagcctcttacaggggatatgtttaaggaacgttttgaggattgtcattttgacgaatccatttttccaacattgggtaatgagaagtcggtgcttgaagcacgacaggaaattacttgggaaaataaagctctttcccaatttgatcctcgtataaaagaatgtaatctataggttcaaaagattattcatttgcaaagtgttgcaaaccaattaccggatgtatttactgacactaaaggtgtggtaaaatcatatattcctccTGTTAATGTtacagcaaggattgcagtccctgaaggacaagttgccaaaacagcaataggcgagtctaagatacgcctgaagcgtggatgacctattggtgctaaggacaaaattcctcggaagaggaaaatacaaaatgaatttggtactcctgaagagtccataccaacacaggccataagagtaattgatgctcctgaagaaAGTAAAtttcctgagaaagaacctcctgaagaggtgtttcatgaaatgtcttcccttgaagagggacaggtacctgaaaataacgagatctcgatacatttcatgagtacaggagaaattttgaatagaaataaaactgttgtcgacaacatattttcatataaaatggctcttgacattaccagaagtaatgaaaaaattgagccaagaactgtcgaagaatgtcgacgtagaaatgACTGGCTAAAATGGAAATCaactattgaagctgaattaaactcgctagcaaagcgagaggtctttggaccaattatacaaacaccaaagggtgtaatgtccgttggatataaatgggtatttatacgtaagcgtaatgaaagcaatgaaattgtgcgatataaagcatgacttgttgcacaaggtttcctgcagaaatcagggattgattatgaggaaatatactctcctgttatgaatgcaatcacattcagatatttgatcagtttggcagttataaaaagattgtatatgcaattgatggatgtggtcactgcatatttatatggatcattagatcatgacatatatatgaaaatccctgaaggatataaaatgtctgaagcttctaatctgagtacattcagaagtatgtattctattaagcttcaaagatctttatatgggttaaagcaatccggacgcatgtggtataaatgccttagcgaatatctattgaaagaaggatttgagaataatccaatatgcccatgtatttttattaagaaattagactccggatttgttattattgcggtttatgttgatgatctaaatcttgttggaactcctgaagagatcagaagaactgctacatatttaaagaatgaatttgaaatgaaggatcttagcaaaacgaaattttgtctcggcctgcagctcgagcatttgccaaatagaattctcattcatcagtcaaattatacagaaaaagtcttgaaacacttttacatggacaaagctcatcccctgaatACTCCAATgattgttcgatcacttgatgtgcaaaaggatccatttcgtccttgtgaagacaatgaagaaattcttggtcctgaaataccttatctcagtgcaattggagccctgatgtatcttgcaaattgcactcggcctgatattgcattttcagttaatttacttgcaagatatagttctgcaccaactcgaagacattggaatgacattaaacatatccttcgataccttcgaggtacggttgatatggaattattttatcaacatggttcaagtccacaattagttggacatgcagatgcaggttatctttcagatccacacagaggtagatctcaaactgaatatgtatttacttatggaaattctgctatatcatagaaatctgtcaaacaaacactatctgctatcTCTTCAAATCAATCAGAGattattgcaattcatgaagcaagtcgagaatgtatttggctaagatcaatgatccaacatattcaagaaaagtgtggtcttccagtgattaatgatagtccaacaactttatacgaaaataatgctgcttgtattactcaaattagaggaggatatatcaaaggtgatagaaccaaacatatttcacctaaattcttttatactcatgaactttaagagaaatgtgaaattaaagtcaagcagatacaatcaagtgataatctgacagatttattcacaaaagcattaccaactgcaacatttaagaagattgtgcagaatattggaatgcagagacttgaagacctttttatcatgcacttttcagggggagtaatatcttgaagacttatgctgattatactctttttccttcgctaaagTTTTATCCTACtgagttttcctttgcaaggttttaatgaggcaatcttaaaatattttacggtacacatgaatattgtactctttttcattcgccattggtttttttcccacagggtttttccttagcaaggttttaacgaggcatattcattatatgtggtcatccaaagggggagtgttgtaaaataacattgttgtaaaataaattgtatgaccaccttgagctagccgtcaaatgcacagtgcatagtgctagcatagtgagctagccgtcaaatgcatagtgcatagtgctagcatagtgagctagccgtcaaatgcatagtgctagtcgtcaaaagcatagtcccctttgtactcttatatatatcgttgaatcctttaagaaattcataagtttcataacctctctgaactctatctctttctctctcctttcgaaagttttataacaatttATACTATGTTTTCATATTGTTATATTAAATacagtatttttattattcttagttcatttttcatttatgcAACTCCAAGATAtgcaaattcatttttttatagtatatctcttttttttttaaagggttcAACTTGCTCTAGACTTGTATCTAATATTGTTCTATGTTAATAACAACATTACTTTCTCGATCTCCTCATGTATATTCCAAACTAGTTCAATCGTCCTTATTTCGTTAggtcataaaaagaaaatgtaaattatttaataaaatcataaaatattgaataatccAATCTTTTGTTGTATATGTCTTCAAATTTAGATAAGAACTCAAGAATCTTAGGTTAACAATCACTAAAAAAGCATTTAGATTGATAGAATTCCGAGCCGAGGTGACTCGAAACAagctagagagagaagctcccaCCACTCTCTAAAAAGAAAACTCAGAGCGTCCCAAGAGGGAGGAGCcccctcctccctccctccccttccagttttattgttttttatttagtttgtttGCTTTGTATGGTTGTGGAATAAGGTTGCTCGGTGTTGGATGCTATGAAGACGTAATGTCGTGGCTCATGCGCCTAGCTCAAGATCTCAATGGTTCATGGAGGCTCCTGCGGACGTGTATGACCCCTGTATCGGAAAGAGGAGGATGTTCTCGGTTAGTGAGGAGGTTGCTCCCGGTCGGTTGGTTGCAACCTGGACTGGTGGCATTTGGGCCTGATCCATGAAAATGCTCTGTTTTCAGAGTATAAAACAGAGGAATAAATCCTCTTGCAAACGTGGCTTCCTAGTAGACGGCAGCTTCACTGTGGAAGTTATCGAAAGGTAACGATGACCTCTGGAGTGGCGGTTTGCGGTGCAGGTAAAGGGGGGGAGTACTTTGTTTTCCTAGGCGAGGGGCAGTTGGCAGTGCCGAATGGGACGAACAGAAACATGGACTTGCTGAGAAAAGGGAGGCCGTGGCTTAAAGATTTTGAAGAAACCCTAAGAGCTCCCAATAGTAATCAGATTTGGTCCGTGTGTTTTGATGTTTTATGGGCTTATGAGTTTAGACTCGGCCcatatgttttgatttaaattgGGCCATGTGCtttgtattttttagatttttcgcttttgttttattttatagataaaaagaaataggcTATTGGACTTAATGTCCATAATAGTAGAGTCTCACCCCTCATTTGGAGGAATGTGGgtggttgtactcctccttGGAAGGATGGAGCGTGGTAGTACCTCTCTTCCGAAGAAGAAAGGTCGTTCAATTCTGTTTTTTAAAACAGAACAATTTCTCTATTGACTGTTGTCAGGAGAAAGTttatagaagtttagacaatattcgtcataaagaaatttatgggcAAGGGAGCTCCTAATAGATGAGTAGTTTTGGCTGGTAATCTGAATTTTTTCCAGTATTGATTAGTCATAGTTGTAACTTCCGTTTcattaaatgaaattaagtctatttcaaagaaaaaaaaaaaaaaaggattgataGAATTCCATTCTACTACTCCTAttcacaactctctctctctctctctctctctctctctctctcaatacgTATCCATTTTTTATTCCTTGGAAAAAGAGGGTTTACTTGCTGCAATGGAAGGAAACGACTCAAGGAATGACACTTCCACCACCCAGAATGTTCAAGTACTATAACTACCAAGTGCAAACGAAAGGTTGGAGAAGGCCTTGAAAAGGCAAAAGCCAAGACTTCCCATGgcaagaaaatggtgggggaaCTTTGTACTATATATGGTAATTTTCCTTATTATCTAacttaaataatcaaactttattattacttcAAAGTGAGAATTGCATATTTCTACATTAAAAGTGTTATagacataaataaattaatttcacaaagataaatttataaattgacgtgatttcacgtgatttataataaaagtatatTTACAATCTTATATACCACATAAAGTTacgttaatttgtaaatttatttttatggcaAAACTATCGCTGCTGACATAATTCTCCTACTACATTTTAGTTAAAGGGAAGGCGAAGCAAGGCGTTTCCTCGAGCATTCGCTGGATCAAGAAGTATCGTAAAACTACCGAGAACGGCGAGGAGCACTAAATTTGTCTCCTGCAGCTTCTACTTTGGGTCAAGTGGGCCGAAGCAAGTTATGATAATGGGTCAGTCCAGATATATAATTGAGTTCAATTATCCAGTTAAGTTTTGGTGACCCATGTAACCCAgtccaattattattttaacttggTACTTGCAAATTATCttcaaatttgagaaatattatttcttcGTTCCAAATTTTCTCATCTtcaatcacattaattaatCTGATATATTCTAAACGattgatataaaaatttaattataagtagtgttatatatagttttaagatatacaaattctatgtactctttttgaaaaaaataaaatttactatttaaaatataatttttttatatgagtcttatatttatttattttttattttttaaaattagtacgtgaaatttaaatatattataactgtaaatattatttctctttaattatATCATGTTAAATCAATTAGCGTGAATGTGGATgtagataataaatttaaaataaaaaataacattatttgtCGTGACTGAGGAGAAATGAAAGATGAGAATGGGAGTATACAAGTCTGCAAAGGGAAGTGCCGACTGTGCTGTGGCAGTGGATCGAGTGAAGAACAGAGGAGTGCAAAGGAGCATGTGGGAAGCACGTGTTCATTAATTGGGAGGAAATTACTTAAGGACCTTTTCATTGTAATGGAATAAACTGTCACAGTAAATTGTATAAAAGGGATGTCATTCGTATGAGGATAATACCGAAGAAAATTCATCAATGCAATTCGCATTATTGGAGGTCCTGGTTCCTCGAAAATCAGAAGCATCATCTTCTTGAATTCTCATTttgacattttctttctttctttctttacaaACTTTCTTTCTTATTAGCTATTTGGATTAATGCTGGGTCGAGGGAGTAGCAGCAGATACACCAGTTCTTAACAAAGTGGCATCAGAACAGTTCTTTCTTGGGGAAATGGCAAACGGAACACGTTATAAAGATTTGGAAAAGATGATTTTTGGAttggagaaatgatattttcaattgTGGAGTATGAAAATGATGCATAATCCCTttgaaaatatgaataaatatgagactcataaaaaggaaaaaaaaaaaaacctgattttttaatagttgaggccactctttctaaaaaaaaattatgcagtgCCTTATACACTCTAtgactgtatctaacattactcattgAATTGaagcaacatcaagaacaacAAGATAGAAGGGTGGAGGATCATCAAGGGGTGTTGGATAAATTGAGTTCCAAAATGGATTTGCTGTTGGAAGCAGTTCATGGAGGTAGAGTTGCATCTCATAATGATCTTGTGAGGGGTCAGGAAGAAGTTTTTAATCCTGAAAATTCAGGGATGACAGGGGGGGTGCAGTTCAAATCTATAAAGTTGGATTTTCCTAAATTCAATGGAAAAAATCCTACAGTTGGATTTATAAAGCAAACCACTACTTTGCTTTGAATCCTATGCCTGATAAATAGAAGATATGGATGTCATCTTTTTATATGGAAGGAAGTGTTCTAGTATGGTTTTAACATGTTGAAGAAACTGGAACTTTTCGTTCATGGGATTCTTTTATAGAGGCGCTACAAATCAAGTTTGAGACTTCATATTATGATGACCCAATGGAAGCAATCACAAGGCTGAGGCAAACCACTATAGTAGTAGCCTATAAGTCACAATTTGAGGTTCTGTCAAATAGGTTAAGCAATTTGTCTAAGAGTTACAAGCTGACTAGCTTCCTCAGTAGACTCAAAGATGAAATCAGACTGCGTGTTCGTATGTTGCATCCCAACAGTTTGAATTCAACCTTTGGGTTGGCAAAGATTCAAGAGGAGTACGTCACAAGCCTTCATAGCACTAGCATAGCAGGGGGAAGTCACGTTCCATTTGTTCCATTGTCAGTAGGAGGTTCTAATCCATCTGCTAATGTCAACAAAAAAGATGTTCAAGGCTATAGAGATAATAATTTCGAAAGCTCTCTTCCCATCCAGAGGGTCAGTCATATAGAAATGAATGACAAAAGAGTGAAAAGTGGAAACCTAATCATCATTGTAAAAAAACTAGAATATATCTCATGGAGGGGATAAGCAGATCAAggattatttttatcaagtgAAGAAGTGTCCTTTTCAATCTAGGTGCAACATACCCTGGCATGATGGACAAAAAGTCATATGACATGATCTTAAAAGATAGGGagagaaatataaatatgactCTGGGCAATATTTATATACAATCCGATTATtagaagtgattaaaaaaaatacacaaccaGCACATCCAGTttgcataaatattaaaaatcataaaactaaaaaaaaaaaaatacactccTGCTTGGTGGCCACCCAAGGTACCCTAAGGGCGGCTTGATGTGGACCACCCAAGGCACCCGGCCCCTAAGTGGCTCCTTGTAGGTTGCCCAAATAAATGAGGGCTCGATGGGGAGGGACTTTGACTTATGCGAAGGGGTTGAACCAAAGGGTTCCCAGAGAATCTTTCCTACCTATTTCTATGGAAGTGATTGTAGAGAGTTTAGAGAGGACTGGAGAGATTGTATTTAGCTATATTTATAGAAGATTTTGCATCTAAGATCTGAGAACATAGGCTTTAGTGTATCAGAAGAATAAAAGCTGTTGAAGATATTCCTTTGTATTCATTGTGTATAACACTGTGCCCATAGACAAAGTATATATAGGCGTGAGGTACAACTAGTAATAACAGAAATcatgtaaaggaaaatgatgttgGTTACAACAGAATcagaataaaaggaaaaatgcaCGAAAACTCTTGAAGGTTCTAGAGCTGCTGAGGTGGCTTCTGCTACTTCTTATTTTGCTGAGTGGCATTATCTTGGCTTAGGCTAATACGCCCCCATGAGTCAAATGGGGTGTCAAGAACACGAAGACTCGATCGAAGAAGAGAAAAACGATCAGAGACCAATGGTTTTGTGAACACATCTGCAAGTTGGTCTTTGCTGCTGCAGAATTTGACTTGTAATGCTTTGACAGCTACTCTACTCCATGAAATAGGATGATTACCTAGAAGAATACAATAGCCTCTAGTGGATTTTCTGTCATCAGGACATCCAACCCAATCTGCATCGGAATAGGCATGTAAGTTGAAGGATGACTGTTTTGAGAAGAAAAGACCATAGTTGATGGTGGATTTTAAGTAGCGAAGAATTCGCTTGACTGCTAACCAGTGAGAGAGTTTGGGTTCATGCATAAATTGACATGCCTTATTGACAGAGAATGAGATGTCAGGTCTAGTTAAAGAGAGATACTGCAGGTTGCCAATAATGCTTCGATACAAGGTGACATTTTCAAAGGACGGAGAATCAAACTTGGAAAGTTTTGTCGAGGCCGACATGGGTGAGGAAATAGGATTAGCACCACTCATACCAGTTTTTTTTAAAGATCAGAAATATATTTCCTTTGACAGATGAGAAGCCCGTCTGAGAGATACTCAAGTTCTAACCCAAGGAAGTAAGACAATTTTCCCAGATCTTTAATTGGAAAGGCATACTGAGTGAGGCAATAAAAGCATCAACAGCCAATGAGGAAGATGAAGTAATTATCATGTTATCAACATAAACCAAGATGAACATGCAAAATGTATCCGTGTGCATGATAAAGAGTGAGGGATCAGCCTTTGATGCAGGGAAACAATAAGTAAGTAACCATGAGCTCAGAGCTGAGAACCAAGCTCGGGGAGCTTGCTTAAGGCCATAGATGACCTTGTTCAGTTTACAAACAAAATGGGGCCTTAATGGATCAACAAAGCCTTTCGGTTGTTCCATAAAAATTGCTCAGAGAGTGGACTATGAAGAAAGGCATTTTGGATGTCAATTTGCTTTAAACATCATCCACGAGTAATGGCAATAGAGAGCACTAACCGAATAGTGGTAGGCTTTACCACTGGGCTGAAGGTTTCCATATAGTCTATACCAATTTGTTGATGAAAACCCTTAGCCACAAGTCTCGCCTTCCTCTTTTCAATAGAGCCATCTGATCTCAGCTTCGTTCTAAACACTCACCTACAACCAATTAGGTTAGAAACAGAGAAGGGGGGAACTAATGTCCAGGTATTGGTTTGGACAAGGGATTGGTATTCTTGGGGCATTGTTGTTGTCTATTCGGAAAATTTTGAGGCTTCTGTGAATTAGGATGGCTCATCAGGTACCGTATTAGTGGAAACGTAGCATTGCCGAGAAGGGTAATGGACAATGCCATCGGTGAAAATGTGTGGGCGAGAGGAGTTAGTGAGAGATCGTGTAATAATCGGAGATCTGGGAGGGATTAGAGTGGTGGGGAAAGGAAGAAGTGCATTGGACCGAGAAGAAGGATTTTCTACAGAGGACGAAGATGAAGAACTCTGGGAAGAAGATGAGAGTGAATCGGACAGATGTGATGAGGGAGATAAGTCACGAGATGGGCCAAAAGTGAGTTGTGTAGGAGTTGGGTCAGAAGTGGGTTGTGTAGGAGTAGATTGTCGTGGGCCATGGTAGGGTTGTGTGGGAGTTGGGCTAGGCTGAGGTGGCTCAAGAGTATTTGTTGAGTTGATGTCCTAGGTTGCATTAGACGGGGATGGGTATGGGCCAAGAATGGAATTGGAAAAATGGGAAAGAAGAGTGGTAGTAGAGGTAGGCGGAACAGAAAGAGGAGCAGAGCTGAGTGTCTTGTGTGGaaaattcatttaattaaaaatcacaTCATGGGAGATGTAAAGACgatttttgtgataatcaagacACTTGTATCCTTTATGAGATGAGCTATAGCCAAGAAATAAGCAAGAAGTGGATCGAAAACTAAGCTTGTAGCGATTATAAGGACGGAGATTGGGCCAACATTTAcaaccaaatttttttaaaaatgagtaatCAAGTGGTTTATGGTAAACCATGAAATATGGAGATCAGTTTTGTAAGACCGGGGTAGGTAGCAAATTAATGAGATAAGTAGTAGTTTCAAAAGTATCAGCCCAGAAAGAAAAGGGGAGAGAAGCTTGGGCTAGTAATGCAAGCCCAGTTTCTACGATGTGGCGATGTTTATGTTTAACTAGaccattttgttgatgtgtaTGTGGGAAAGAAAAACGATGAGTGGTGCCAAGATTTTTACACAGAgcgttgagagagagaaattcgCCTCCAGCATCAATTTGTAAGGAAATGATGTTTGTGTTAAAGAAGCGTTTAGCaagtttaataaatgaaataaaaattgagtGGACatcaaacttattttttaagggaaagaaccatgtaaatcttgtGAAATGATCAACAATAGAAAGATAATATTTGCAACAAGTTCTTGAAACATAAGAGGTTGGGCCCCATACATCGGCCCATAACAATT
This Carya illinoinensis cultivar Pawnee chromosome 11, C.illinoinensisPawnee_v1, whole genome shotgun sequence DNA region includes the following protein-coding sequences:
- the LOC122282143 gene encoding secreted RxLR effector protein 161-like, producing MSGANPISSPMSASTKLSKFDSPSFENVTLYRSIIGNLQYLSLTRPDISFSVNKACQFMHEPKLSHWLAVKRILRYLKSTINYGLFFSKQSSFNLHAYSDADWVGCPDDRKSTRGYCILLGNHPISWSRVAVKALQVKFCSSKDQLADVFTKPLVSDRFSLLRSSLRVLDTPFDSWGRISLSQDNATQQNKK